One window from the genome of Sphingomicrobium arenosum encodes:
- the ilvC gene encoding ketol-acid reductoisomerase, with amino-acid sequence MQIVTEQAIDPAPLAGKRVAIIGYGNQGRAQALNLADSGIDVVVGLREGSDTFDRVRADGLTPLALDKAPKGAALTMMLVPDELMTGIYGVIEPALEPGSALGFSHGLAVHFNHIRPREDLDLLLIAPKGPGTALRQLHTEGKGMPALWAVAQDRSGHARNIAFAYGRAIGCARAGLIASSFEEECVADLFNEQAVVWGGVPALLLAGYETLVEAGYSEEVAYFECVKELKLLADLVDERGIAAMREVISNTAELGAVLGGPAIVDHHVRTRMRDIMKSVREGEFAAQLAEEAAEGYPLLSKARDRARAHPAEAARQRLDDISPTSPSSSSD; translated from the coding sequence ATGCAGATCGTCACCGAACAGGCCATCGACCCCGCTCCGCTGGCGGGTAAGCGCGTCGCCATCATCGGCTATGGCAACCAGGGTCGCGCCCAGGCGCTCAACCTCGCCGACAGCGGGATCGACGTTGTCGTCGGTCTTCGCGAGGGCAGCGACACGTTCGACAGGGTGCGCGCCGACGGCCTCACCCCCCTCGCCCTCGATAAGGCGCCAAAGGGTGCGGCCCTCACCATGATGCTCGTGCCCGACGAACTCATGACCGGCATTTACGGCGTGATCGAACCCGCGCTCGAACCGGGCAGCGCGCTGGGTTTCAGCCACGGCCTCGCCGTGCACTTCAACCACATTCGCCCGCGTGAGGACTTGGACCTCCTGCTCATCGCGCCCAAGGGTCCCGGCACGGCGCTTCGCCAGCTCCACACCGAGGGCAAGGGCATGCCCGCGCTCTGGGCCGTCGCGCAGGATCGCAGCGGCCATGCCCGCAACATCGCCTTCGCCTATGGCCGCGCCATCGGCTGCGCGCGCGCCGGGCTCATCGCCTCGAGCTTCGAGGAAGAATGCGTCGCCGACCTGTTCAACGAGCAAGCGGTCGTCTGGGGCGGCGTCCCCGCGCTCCTGCTGGCCGGTTATGAAACCCTCGTCGAGGCGGGCTATTCCGAAGAGGTCGCCTATTTCGAATGCGTCAAGGAACTGAAACTCCTCGCCGATCTCGTCGACGAGCGCGGGATTGCCGCCATGCGCGAGGTCATTTCCAACACCGCCGAGCTTGGCGCGGTGCTCGGCGGACCGGCCATCGTCGATCATCATGTCCGCACCCGCATGCGCGACATCATGAAGAGCGTGCGTGAAGGCGAATTCGCCGCCCAGCTCGCCGAAGAAGCGGCCGAGGGCTACCCGCTTTTGTCGAAGGCCCGCGACCGGGCGCGTGCGCATCCCGCCGAGGCGGCGCGTCAGCGGCTCGACGACATCTCGCCGACCAGTCCGTCCTCGTCGAGCGACTGA
- the miaA gene encoding tRNA (adenosine(37)-N6)-dimethylallyltransferase MiaA, with amino-acid sequence MKPPLALIAGPTASGKSELALRLAEADGGIVINADSAQIYADLSILAASPAAAEQARAPHRLYGVRDGAHPCSAGDWVRLARDEIASAHAAGKLPILVGGTGLYLRSLLQGIAPVPDIDPAIRTAIRKAPTADNYAALQQEDPEAAARLNAGDTLRVARALEVIRSTGQPLSYWQARKEGGIGDDVQLRPLLLLPPRDWLAKRCNRRFETMVEHGALDEARALLARDLDPILPVMRAIGVPELIAHLSGETSLADAIAAGQLATRQYMKRQYTWFRGQTPDDWPRYTDPLDSEAAIIAALALLDPPA; translated from the coding sequence ATGAAGCCTCCTCTCGCCCTCATCGCGGGTCCGACCGCCAGCGGCAAGTCCGAACTCGCGCTGCGCCTCGCCGAGGCCGATGGAGGGATCGTCATCAATGCCGACAGCGCGCAAATTTATGCCGACCTGTCGATCCTCGCCGCCAGCCCCGCCGCCGCCGAACAAGCGCGCGCGCCCCACCGCCTCTATGGCGTGCGCGATGGCGCGCACCCCTGTTCGGCGGGCGATTGGGTGCGGCTCGCGAGGGACGAGATCGCTTCTGCCCATGCGGCGGGCAAGCTCCCCATCCTCGTCGGCGGCACCGGCCTTTATCTTCGCAGTCTGCTCCAGGGCATCGCCCCGGTCCCTGACATCGACCCGGCTATTCGAACCGCGATCCGCAAGGCCCCGACCGCCGACAATTATGCAGCGCTCCAGCAGGAGGATCCCGAGGCAGCCGCACGGCTCAATGCCGGCGACACGCTGCGCGTCGCCCGCGCGCTCGAGGTCATTCGCTCGACCGGCCAGCCGCTCAGCTATTGGCAAGCGCGCAAGGAAGGCGGCATCGGCGATGATGTCCAGCTTCGCCCGCTGCTCCTTCTGCCACCGCGCGACTGGCTCGCGAAGCGCTGCAACCGACGCTTCGAGACCATGGTCGAGCATGGCGCCCTCGACGAAGCGCGCGCGCTGCTGGCCCGTGACCTCGACCCCATTCTTCCCGTGATGCGCGCCATCGGCGTGCCCGAACTCATCGCGCATCTGTCGGGCGAGACCAGCCTCGCCGACGCCATCGCCGCGGGTCAGCTCGCCACGCGCCAATATATGAAGCGCCAATATACCTGGTTTCGCGGCCAGACCCCCGACGATTGGCCGCGCTACACCGATCCGCTCGACAGCGAGGCCGCCATCATCGCCGCCCTAGCCCTGCTCGATCCCCCCGCCTAA
- the serB gene encoding phosphoserine phosphatase SerB, with the protein MTIATLIAADPLNASHVEALARRHGAELHWHDERAARLRGVGDRLRADMDGMAADVIFHAGGRPALFLADMDSTMIGQECIDELAAEAGVGERVADITERAMRGELDFEGALKERLALLEGLEDAVIDRLLATRIKPNDGARRLVRTLQHHGVRTVLVSGGFTAFADRIGAQLGFDRVVANRLGTVNGKLTGAVDGAIVDGAVKQATLEAERAKVGGPVIAIGDGANDLPMLGAADLGIAYRAKPKVAAAADARLDHAPLDALLWIFDIAREDWLTD; encoded by the coding sequence ATGACCATTGCCACGCTGATAGCAGCCGATCCGCTCAATGCCAGCCATGTCGAGGCGCTCGCCCGGCGGCACGGTGCCGAACTCCACTGGCATGACGAGCGCGCGGCGCGGTTGCGCGGGGTCGGCGATCGGCTGCGCGCTGATATGGATGGGATGGCGGCAGACGTCATCTTTCATGCCGGCGGGCGACCCGCTCTATTTCTTGCCGACATGGACAGCACCATGATCGGGCAGGAGTGTATCGACGAGCTCGCCGCCGAGGCGGGGGTAGGGGAGCGCGTCGCCGACATCACCGAGCGGGCGATGCGCGGCGAGCTCGACTTCGAGGGCGCGCTCAAGGAGCGACTGGCACTGCTAGAAGGCCTCGAAGACGCGGTGATCGACAGGCTGCTCGCGACCCGTATCAAGCCCAATGACGGCGCGCGGCGATTGGTTCGCACGCTCCAGCACCATGGCGTGCGCACCGTGCTGGTCTCGGGCGGCTTCACCGCTTTTGCCGACCGTATCGGGGCGCAGCTCGGATTCGACCGGGTCGTCGCCAACCGGCTCGGCACTGTTAACGGCAAGCTGACGGGGGCAGTCGACGGGGCGATCGTCGATGGCGCGGTCAAGCAGGCGACGCTCGAAGCGGAGCGGGCGAAAGTGGGCGGGCCGGTGATCGCGATCGGCGACGGGGCGAATGACCTGCCGATGCTCGGCGCGGCCGATCTGGGCATCGCCTACCGTGCCAAGCCCAAGGTCGCGGCGGCGGCCGATGCGCGGCTCGATCACGCCCCGCTCGACGCGCTCCTGTGGATTTTCGACATTGCACGCGAGGATTGGCTCACCGACTAG
- a CDS encoding SPOR domain-containing protein — translation MSTPIFSALLLALAPAPPSSEVAQGIAAWRGGEHERAVAIWAPLAEAGDRDALFNLGQAYRLGRGVAVDKNRARGLFERAARQGHMGARTNLGLMLFGQGERAEGLRWLRDAADAGEPRAMLVYGTALFNGETLTRDMVTGYALVSRAAARDLAPAKTTLAEMDRLLPVETRRRGVALAQSLATGQEQLATILEDRREAAAAPRPTPPVTRPPPRLEPSVEAGVDARSAAQRMSAMSSGTYSIQLGAFTQEGAAEGLYAELQDMPALAGKSPLYVDGGGITRLRITGFADAASAERACAALEASGRSCFTIRP, via the coding sequence ATGTCGACGCCGATTTTTTCCGCCCTCCTCCTCGCCCTCGCCCCGGCCCCGCCCTCCAGCGAGGTCGCACAGGGCATCGCGGCGTGGCGCGGCGGCGAGCATGAACGCGCCGTCGCCATCTGGGCGCCGCTCGCCGAGGCGGGGGACCGCGATGCGCTGTTCAACCTCGGCCAGGCCTATCGACTGGGGCGCGGAGTGGCGGTCGACAAGAATCGCGCCCGCGGCCTGTTCGAACGCGCCGCGCGGCAGGGCCACATGGGCGCGCGCACCAATCTCGGGCTCATGCTGTTCGGTCAGGGCGAGCGGGCGGAGGGACTGCGCTGGCTGCGCGACGCCGCCGATGCCGGCGAACCGCGTGCCATGCTCGTCTACGGCACGGCCTTGTTCAACGGGGAGACGCTCACCCGCGACATGGTCACCGGCTATGCGCTCGTCAGCCGCGCCGCCGCCAGGGACCTTGCGCCTGCCAAGACCACGCTGGCCGAAATGGACCGACTCCTTCCGGTCGAGACCCGCCGCCGGGGCGTTGCCCTCGCCCAGTCGCTCGCCACCGGGCAGGAACAGCTGGCGACCATTCTCGAGGATCGGCGCGAGGCCGCGGCAGCGCCGCGACCGACACCGCCCGTAACCAGGCCTCCGCCCCGTCTGGAACCGTCAGTGGAGGCCGGGGTGGATGCCAGGTCCGCAGCCCAGCGCATGTCGGCGATGAGCAGCGGGACCTATTCGATCCAGCTCGGCGCCTTTACGCAAGAAGGTGCGGCGGAAGGGCTCTACGCGGAACTGCAGGACATGCCCGCGCTTGCCGGCAAGTCGCCGCTCTATGTCGATGGCGGCGGCATCACCCGGCTGCGAATCACCGGGTTTGCTGATGCGGCAAGCGCCGAACGCGCCTGCGCTGCACTCGAGGCCAGCGGGCGCTCCTGCTTCACGATCCGGCCCTAG
- a CDS encoding ParA family protein, translating into MRVLAMASQKGGSGKTTVSGHLAVQAQRAGHGPVCLIDIDPQGSLADWWNEREDEMPAFAQTTVARLASDLEVLRQQGFKLAVIDTPPAITMAIQSVIAVAELVIIPTRPSPHDLRAVGATVDLCDRAGKPAIFVVNAATPKAKITYEAAVALSQHGTVAPVTVHHRTDFAASMIDGRTVMEIDPEGRSAQEITELWSYVADRLEKNFRRTVFAAPNVGGSAPAQGGQPAAPRPVGGFGRRVVG; encoded by the coding sequence ATGCGCGTTCTGGCTATGGCATCGCAGAAGGGTGGCTCGGGCAAGACCACCGTTTCGGGCCACCTGGCGGTTCAGGCTCAACGGGCCGGCCACGGTCCGGTCTGTCTTATCGACATCGATCCGCAGGGCTCGCTCGCCGACTGGTGGAACGAGCGCGAGGATGAAATGCCCGCGTTCGCCCAGACCACGGTTGCGCGTCTCGCGTCCGACCTCGAAGTGCTGCGCCAGCAGGGCTTCAAGCTGGCCGTGATCGATACGCCGCCGGCCATCACCATGGCCATTCAGTCGGTCATCGCGGTGGCCGAGCTCGTCATCATCCCGACCCGTCCGAGCCCGCACGATCTGCGCGCCGTCGGCGCCACGGTCGACCTGTGCGACCGCGCCGGCAAACCCGCCATCTTCGTCGTCAACGCCGCGACCCCCAAGGCCAAGATCACCTATGAAGCGGCGGTCGCGCTGTCGCAGCATGGCACGGTCGCGCCGGTCACGGTCCATCACCGCACCGACTTCGCCGCCTCGATGATCGATGGCCGCACCGTCATGGAAATCGATCCCGAGGGTCGTAGCGCGCAGGAGATCACCGAGCTGTGGTCCTATGTCGCCGATCGCCTCGAGAAGAATTTCCGTCGCACCGTCTTTGCCGCTCCCAACGTGGGGGGCAGCGCGCCGGCGCAGGGCGGGCAGCCCGCCGCGCCGCGTCCGGTCGGTGGCTTCGGTCGCCGGGTCGTCGGTTAA